The proteins below come from a single Aphanothece sacrum FPU1 genomic window:
- a CDS encoding 2OG-Fe(II) oxygenase, with protein sequence MKTQLKFCLDADYLDNLAVQCHEQYVEANPFPHIVIDNFLPEYVLEQILDEFPQPRSIDWQRFDGTGSKKLASTSELQMGEFTRFFLYQLNSSIFINFLEKLTGIEGIIPDPHFQGGGLHQIERGGFLKMHVDFNRDRIMKVDRRLNLLIYLNKDWQEEYGGHFEMWNKDMTICVKKILPIFNRCVVFSTSDFSYHGHPDPLNCPEGLTRKSLALYYYSNGRPPEEISDSHTTLFKERPMEETIKKPVSSASTAKTIVRKILPPIVLDIGNIFLKNKP encoded by the coding sequence ATGAAAACACAATTAAAATTTTGCTTGGATGCCGATTACCTAGATAATTTAGCGGTTCAATGTCATGAGCAATATGTTGAAGCTAATCCTTTTCCTCACATTGTTATAGACAACTTTTTACCCGAATATGTCTTAGAACAAATTCTCGATGAATTTCCTCAACCTCGTTCAATTGATTGGCAACGTTTTGATGGCACTGGCTCGAAAAAGTTAGCATCTACTTCAGAACTACAAATGGGAGAATTCACCCGCTTTTTTCTTTACCAGCTAAATTCATCAATTTTTATTAACTTTTTGGAGAAGCTAACAGGAATTGAAGGAATCATTCCTGATCCTCATTTTCAGGGCGGAGGATTACATCAAATTGAACGGGGGGGATTTTTGAAAATGCACGTTGATTTTAACAGAGATAGGATAATGAAAGTAGATCGTCGTTTAAATCTACTAATTTATCTCAATAAAGATTGGCAAGAAGAATATGGTGGACATTTTGAAATGTGGAATAAGGATATGACGATATGTGTAAAAAAAATACTACCTATATTCAATCGTTGTGTTGTTTTTAGTACCTCAGATTTTTCCTATCATGGTCATCCTGATCCCTTAAACTGTCCAGAAGGATTAACTCGTAAATCTTTAGCACTTTATTATTATAGTAATGGCCGACCCCCAGAAGAAATTTCTGATTCTCATACTACTTTATTTAAAGAACGTCCAATGGAAGAAACGATTAAAAAACCTGTATCATCTGCTTCCACTGCTAAAACTATTGTCAGAAAAATATTACCCCCTATTGTGTTAGATATTGGCAATATTTTCTTAAAAAATAAGCCGTAA
- a CDS encoding oligosaccharide flippase family protein, with protein MSSIKQKAISGTIWTLIGYGGAQVLRLGSNIILTRLLVPELFGLMALVNTFIQGLNLFSDIGVRPSIIRSPRGDDPIFINTAWTLTVIRGFILWFACCVIAWPVAHFYGKYQFLWLLPIVGLTTIMSGFASTALATLNRKMDIEKITKYQFIIQSISISVMIVWAYFQRSIWALIAGTLISSFINMVMSHRLEPKISNRFAWDQESLKELISFGRWIFVATAMAFLADQADTLMLGKFLSLEMLGVYIIAFTFSDLPRKAFRQVSQQIMMPIIAQQIDLPREILRAKILKARWLILVALAVIVSLLFCGGDFIILTLYDKRYKEAAWMLPLLSLGLWPLMLSITVDKSLYALGKPFYPALGNCFKFLYMLLFLPMAFLNFGFLGAIWVIVLNDFPYYITINFKLWKEKLSCLSQDLQATLLLVALIIIEITIRNLLGFGSPIDGLKVYL; from the coding sequence ATGTCATCAATCAAGCAAAAAGCAATTAGCGGTACTATCTGGACATTAATAGGGTATGGGGGAGCTCAAGTTCTCCGTCTTGGTAGCAATATAATTCTGACTCGTCTCTTGGTGCCAGAATTATTTGGTTTAATGGCCTTAGTTAATACTTTCATCCAAGGATTAAACTTATTTTCTGACATTGGAGTTCGTCCTAGTATTATCCGTAGTCCCAGAGGAGATGACCCGATTTTCATCAATACAGCTTGGACATTAACTGTCATCAGGGGATTTATTTTGTGGTTTGCCTGTTGTGTAATAGCTTGGCCAGTAGCTCACTTTTATGGAAAGTATCAATTTCTCTGGCTATTACCTATTGTTGGCTTAACAACAATCATGTCAGGATTTGCCTCAACTGCTTTAGCGACTCTCAATCGTAAAATGGACATTGAGAAGATTACGAAGTATCAGTTTATAATACAGTCTATCTCCATTAGCGTGATGATTGTTTGGGCTTATTTCCAAAGATCAATATGGGCTTTAATTGCTGGAACATTGATTTCTAGTTTCATTAATATGGTGATGAGTCATCGATTAGAACCAAAAATATCTAATCGTTTTGCTTGGGATCAAGAATCACTCAAAGAACTAATATCTTTTGGTCGCTGGATATTTGTAGCAACCGCTATGGCTTTTTTAGCCGACCAAGCTGATACGCTGATGTTAGGAAAATTTTTATCATTAGAAATGTTAGGAGTTTATATTATAGCTTTTACATTTTCCGATTTACCTAGAAAAGCTTTTAGGCAAGTGAGTCAACAGATAATGATGCCAATCATCGCTCAACAAATTGACTTACCTAGAGAAATTCTTCGAGCTAAAATTTTAAAAGCAAGATGGTTAATATTGGTGGCACTTGCTGTTATAGTAAGCTTACTATTCTGTGGAGGAGATTTCATTATTTTGACCTTATATGATAAAAGATATAAAGAGGCAGCTTGGATGCTTCCCCTATTATCATTAGGTCTTTGGCCTCTTATGCTCTCAATAACAGTTGACAAATCTCTTTATGCTTTAGGAAAACCTTTTTATCCAGCATTAGGCAATTGCTTTAAATTCTTGTATATGTTGTTATTTTTACCTATGGCTTTTTTAAATTTCGGTTTTTTAGGGGCAATATGGGTTATCGTCTTAAACGACTTTCCTTATTATATAACGATCAATTTTAAACTTTGGAAAGAAAAATTATCTTGTCTTTCTCAGGATCTTCAAGCAACCTTATTACTGGTAGCATTAATTATAATAGAAATAACTATCAGAAACTTATTAGGTTTTGGTTCACCTATTGATGGCTTGAAAGTTTATCTTTAA
- a CDS encoding O-antigen ligase domain-containing protein, translating into MSPQAQLVMILWVPTIFWLFIRFSREKEKAVIIGFIVAWLFLPQKAGFSIPGLPDYDRISATCYGIFVATFIFDFQRFRSFKFSWLDVPILILCIVPFFSSMANDLGPYDGFSATLNQTVQYGFPYFLGRIYLTNFSSLKKLVIAIFLGGLVYVPLCLYEVKMSPQLHRMVYGYEGTRSFLQSIRLGGYRPTVFMRHGLSVAMWMMAATLIGIWLWQSGMLKKLWNIPMTWLIGGMMITFILLKSTGAYVYLLYGLVVLFTAKWFRNAIPLLFLIFSISFYLFLGATGNFAGQNADQVISFVSQIVPPERVESLAFRFDNEEALVQKAMKQPILGWGGWGRNRVFDYNYADELVDVSITDSLWIMSYGVNGAVGLFSIFAVSLLPPLVFLLRYPARIWFHPQVAPAAIVAIILPLYMLDCTINNQFNPVFMVMSGALSGFVLTKANPITRRVISTQTRRNLTDNTNLI; encoded by the coding sequence ATGAGTCCTCAAGCTCAATTAGTGATGATATTGTGGGTTCCCACAATTTTCTGGTTATTTATTCGCTTTTCCCGCGAAAAAGAAAAAGCTGTAATTATTGGTTTCATAGTAGCCTGGCTTTTTTTACCCCAGAAAGCAGGTTTTTCTATCCCTGGCCTTCCAGACTACGATAGAATATCTGCCACTTGTTATGGGATTTTTGTGGCTACGTTTATCTTTGATTTCCAACGGTTTAGAAGCTTTAAATTTAGCTGGCTTGATGTTCCTATCCTAATCTTGTGTATTGTCCCATTTTTTTCATCCATGGCGAATGATCTTGGACCTTATGATGGTTTCTCTGCTACTCTGAATCAAACTGTTCAATATGGATTTCCTTACTTTTTAGGACGTATTTATTTGACTAATTTTTCTAGTCTAAAAAAGTTAGTAATTGCCATTTTTCTTGGTGGGTTAGTTTACGTTCCTTTATGTTTGTATGAAGTTAAAATGAGTCCACAACTTCATCGTATGGTTTATGGTTACGAAGGAACTCGGAGTTTCTTGCAGTCAATCCGTTTAGGAGGATATCGACCTACAGTTTTTATGCGTCATGGACTTAGTGTTGCTATGTGGATGATGGCAGCCACCCTGATAGGAATTTGGCTTTGGCAGTCAGGAATGTTGAAAAAACTCTGGAATATCCCCATGACTTGGTTAATTGGGGGAATGATGATAACATTTATTCTGCTCAAATCCACAGGGGCTTATGTGTATTTACTCTATGGACTTGTTGTCTTATTCACCGCCAAATGGTTTCGTAATGCCATCCCCTTACTATTTCTGATTTTTTCTATATCATTCTATTTATTTTTGGGTGCGACAGGTAACTTTGCGGGACAAAATGCTGATCAAGTTATTTCTTTTGTTTCTCAAATAGTTCCACCTGAGCGAGTTGAGTCATTAGCATTTAGATTTGATAATGAAGAAGCATTAGTACAAAAAGCAATGAAACAACCAATCTTGGGTTGGGGAGGATGGGGACGTAACCGTGTCTTCGATTATAATTATGCTGATGAATTAGTTGATGTTTCTATCACAGATAGTCTATGGATTATGAGCTATGGTGTTAATGGAGCAGTTGGTTTATTTAGTATTTTTGCTGTATCATTACTGCCACCTTTAGTTTTTTTATTGCGATATCCTGCTCGTATCTGGTTTCATCCCCAGGTAGCACCCGCAGCTATTGTAGCAATCATTTTACCTTTGTATATGCTTGACTGCACGATAAACAATCAATTCAATCCAGTTTTTATGGTGATGTCCGGTGCTTTAAGTGGGTTTGTGTTGACTAAAGCCAACCCTATTACTCGTCGGGTCATTTCGACACAAACAAGGAGAAATTTAACTGATAATACTAACTTAATTTGA
- a CDS encoding NAD-dependent epimerase, protein MTTILVTGAAGFIGFHLSLYLLLRGDIVVGIDNLNSYYDVSLKEARLSQLKKQEKFSFYQLDLADRRAIYKLFEQNNFDYVIHLAAQAGVRYSLENTQAYVDSNLVGFMNILEGCRYAKIDHLVYASSSSVYGANKKIPFSTKDNVDHPLSLYAATKKANELMAYTYSHLYQLPTTGLRFFTVYGPWGRPDMAYFSFTKAILASQAIKVFNHGKMMRDFTYIDDIIEGVTRVMNKIPQPLDSNNNVPYKVYNIGNNQPVNLMYFIEVLENCLNKKAIKDFLPMQPGDVPMTYADVDDLIQDVGFRPNTPLEIGIQNFVNWYTSYYS, encoded by the coding sequence ATGACAACAATTTTAGTGACAGGTGCTGCTGGTTTTATTGGTTTTCATTTAAGTTTATATCTTCTTCTGCGAGGGGATATAGTAGTAGGAATAGATAATCTGAATTCTTACTATGATGTTTCTCTTAAAGAAGCTCGTCTCAGCCAATTAAAAAAGCAAGAAAAATTCAGTTTTTATCAACTTGATTTAGCTGATAGGAGGGCTATTTATAAGTTGTTTGAGCAAAATAATTTTGATTATGTTATTCATTTAGCAGCTCAAGCAGGTGTGAGATATTCTTTGGAAAATACCCAGGCTTATGTAGATAGTAACTTAGTCGGATTTATGAATATATTAGAAGGATGTCGTTATGCTAAAATTGATCATTTGGTCTACGCTTCTTCGAGTTCAGTTTATGGAGCTAACAAGAAAATTCCTTTTTCTACCAAAGATAATGTTGATCACCCCCTGAGTTTATATGCTGCCACGAAAAAAGCTAATGAATTAATGGCTTATACCTATAGTCACCTTTATCAATTACCCACCACAGGATTACGTTTTTTTACGGTGTATGGCCCTTGGGGTCGTCCTGATATGGCTTATTTTTCATTTACTAAAGCAATTTTAGCAAGTCAGGCGATCAAAGTATTTAACCATGGTAAAATGATGCGAGATTTTACCTATATTGATGACATTATAGAAGGGGTAACAAGAGTAATGAATAAGATTCCTCAACCCTTAGATTCTAATAACAATGTACCTTATAAAGTTTATAATATTGGTAATAATCAACCAGTAAATCTTATGTATTTTATTGAGGTTTTAGAGAATTGCTTAAATAAGAAAGCAATTAAGGATTTTTTACCGATGCAACCAGGGGATGTACCGATGACTTATGCGGATGTGGATGATTTAATACAAGATGTGGGATTTAGACCAAATACTCCCCTTGAAATCGGGATTCAAAACTTTGTTAATTGGTATACCTCTTATTACTCTTAA
- a CDS encoding sulfotransferase domain-containing protein, producing the protein MRKPDFIIIGAAKSGTTTLYQYLCRHPQIYMSTPKEPDFFSLEKSYARGIDWYESLFKDATPDQICGEASTTYSRYEQHPKAAERIAKYCPNVKLIYIMRHPLDRAYSFYAYRFKGTQLNQEFHVARNELMTAKTFEEAIAQQSEFIDSSYYLEQIERYLPFFPRESFLFLLMEDLIEKPASTLNQILTFLGADSTVDIMKGGEVIANQAKDYREGVFQKKIAGSVNAIPGVKLMTKLVPKPIKQGMYNMLKDLTYEKWKKKQYFPPKMLPETRIMLIEKFREPNRELAQFLNRDLSHWDQ; encoded by the coding sequence ATGAGGAAGCCTGATTTTATTATTATAGGGGCGGCTAAGTCAGGGACAACGACACTTTATCAGTATTTATGTCGTCATCCACAGATTTACATGAGTACTCCAAAGGAGCCTGACTTTTTCTCCCTTGAAAAAAGTTATGCTAGGGGAATTGATTGGTATGAATCTCTATTTAAGGACGCAACACCAGATCAAATTTGTGGGGAGGCCTCTACAACCTATTCTAGGTATGAGCAACATCCTAAAGCAGCAGAAAGAATCGCAAAATATTGTCCTAATGTGAAGTTAATTTATATTATGCGGCATCCGCTAGATAGGGCTTATTCATTTTATGCTTATCGATTTAAAGGAACTCAACTTAATCAAGAATTTCATGTAGCTAGAAATGAGTTAATGACAGCAAAAACCTTTGAAGAAGCGATCGCTCAACAAAGTGAATTCATTGATAGTAGTTACTATTTAGAGCAAATTGAAAGATATTTACCGTTTTTTCCAAGAGAATCTTTTTTATTTCTATTAATGGAAGATTTAATTGAAAAACCAGCTAGTACTCTAAATCAGATATTGACTTTTTTAGGGGCTGATTCTACTGTCGATATTATGAAGGGAGGAGAAGTCATAGCTAACCAGGCGAAGGATTATCGAGAAGGAGTCTTTCAAAAAAAAATCGCAGGTTCTGTTAACGCTATTCCTGGGGTTAAATTGATGACTAAACTTGTTCCTAAACCTATCAAACAAGGGATGTATAATATGCTGAAGGACTTGACCTATGAAAAATGGAAAAAAAAGCAATATTTTCCTCCTAAGATGTTACCTGAAACTCGTATAATGCTAATTGAAAAATTTCGTGAACCTAATCGGGAATTAGCTCAATTTTTAAACCGAGATCTATCCCACTGGGATCAATAA